One part of the Salmo salar chromosome ssa28, Ssal_v3.1, whole genome shotgun sequence genome encodes these proteins:
- the LOC106589272 gene encoding nuclear distribution protein nudE-like 1-B isoform X1 — MYIMNTDMIPKFTSKDEEIDFWKTLSLKYKKNCQEAQEELLEFQEGSRELEAELETQLGQAEHHTSVLHSENSRLKNEVDSLKEKLEQQYAQSYKQINMLEDDLGQTRGIKEQLHKYVRELEQSNDDLERAKRATIVSLEDFEQRLNQAIERNAFLESELDEKESVLVSVQRLKDEARDLRQELAVRERSTDVTRMSVPTSPIQDDNDKMDYSVQASLSLPATPLAKSANPTELSNVLGNSARMSALNIVSDLLRKVGALESKLTACRNFAKDQKARNSYAITENGNVINGNTAKFSHTLHTTSSYYDKTRVVNGLDPGTLTAITAPPSPSPPDLLPLIV, encoded by the exons ATGTATATCATGAACACAGATATGATTCCAAAATTCACCTCAAAAGATGAGGAGATTGACTTCTGGAAGACTCTTTCCCTCAAGTACAAGAAAAA TTGCCAGGAGGCCCAGGAGGAGCTGCTGGAGTTTCAGGAGGGCAGCAGAGAGCTGGAGGCAGAGCTGGAGACCCAGCTGGGCCAGGCCGAGCACCACACGAGTGTCCTGCACTCTGAAAACAGCAGGCTCAAGAACGAGGTGGACTCACTCAAG gaaaaactggagcagcagtatgCCCAGAGCTACAAACAGATCAACATGCTGGAGGATGACCTGGGACAGACCCGGGGCATCAAGGAGCAGCTCCACAAATATGTGCGGGAGCTAGAGCAGTCCAACGACGACCTAGAAAGAGCCAAGAG GGCTACAATTGTGTCCCTAGAGGACTTTGAGCAGCGTCTGAACCAGGCTATCGAGAGGAACGCCTTCCTGGAGAGCGAGCTGGATGAGAAGGAGTCCGTCCTGGTCTCAGTGCAGAGATTGAAAGACGAGGCCAGAG aCCTGCGTCAGGAGCTCGCCGTCCGAGAGCGAAGTACGGACGTAACCAGGATGTCGGTGCCCACCTCGCCCATCCAGGATGACAATGACAAGATGGATTACTCAGTCCAGGCCTCACTGTCTCTCCCCGCAACGCCGCTCGCAAAGAGCGCCAACCCCACAG AGTTGTCCAATGTCCTTGGTAACTCTGCTAGAATGTCAGCCCTCAACATCGTCAGTGACTTGCTACGGAAAGTGGGG GCTCTGGAGTCTAAGCTGACAGCCTGCAGGAACTTTGCCAAGGACCAGAAAGCCAGGAACTCTTATGCCATCACGGAGAACGGGAACGTGATCAACGGCAACACAGCCAAGTTCTCCCATACACTCCACACGACGTCGTCATACTACGACAAAAC CAGGGTGGTGAATGGCCTGGACCCTGGCACACTGACAGCCATCACagcacccccctctccctccccccctgacCTACTGCCTCTCATTGTGTGA
- the LOC106589272 gene encoding nuclear distribution protein nudE-like 1-B isoform X3, whose protein sequence is MYIMNTDMIPKFTSKDEEIDFWKTLSLKYKKNCQEAQEELLEFQEGSRELEAELETQLGQAEHHTSVLHSENSRLKNEVDSLKEKLEQQYAQSYKQINMLEDDLGQTRGIKEQLHKYVRELEQSNDDLERAKRATIVSLEDFEQRLNQAIERNAFLESELDEKESVLVSVQRLKDEARDLRQELAVRERSTDVTRMSVPTSPIQDDNDKMDYSVQASLSLPATPLAKSANPTELSNVLGNSARMSALNIVSDLLRKVGALESKLTACRNFAKDQKARNSYAITENGNVINGNTAKFSHTLHTTSSYYDKTVVNGLDPGTLTAITAPPSPSPPDLLPLIV, encoded by the exons ATGTATATCATGAACACAGATATGATTCCAAAATTCACCTCAAAAGATGAGGAGATTGACTTCTGGAAGACTCTTTCCCTCAAGTACAAGAAAAA TTGCCAGGAGGCCCAGGAGGAGCTGCTGGAGTTTCAGGAGGGCAGCAGAGAGCTGGAGGCAGAGCTGGAGACCCAGCTGGGCCAGGCCGAGCACCACACGAGTGTCCTGCACTCTGAAAACAGCAGGCTCAAGAACGAGGTGGACTCACTCAAG gaaaaactggagcagcagtatgCCCAGAGCTACAAACAGATCAACATGCTGGAGGATGACCTGGGACAGACCCGGGGCATCAAGGAGCAGCTCCACAAATATGTGCGGGAGCTAGAGCAGTCCAACGACGACCTAGAAAGAGCCAAGAG GGCTACAATTGTGTCCCTAGAGGACTTTGAGCAGCGTCTGAACCAGGCTATCGAGAGGAACGCCTTCCTGGAGAGCGAGCTGGATGAGAAGGAGTCCGTCCTGGTCTCAGTGCAGAGATTGAAAGACGAGGCCAGAG aCCTGCGTCAGGAGCTCGCCGTCCGAGAGCGAAGTACGGACGTAACCAGGATGTCGGTGCCCACCTCGCCCATCCAGGATGACAATGACAAGATGGATTACTCAGTCCAGGCCTCACTGTCTCTCCCCGCAACGCCGCTCGCAAAGAGCGCCAACCCCACAG AGTTGTCCAATGTCCTTGGTAACTCTGCTAGAATGTCAGCCCTCAACATCGTCAGTGACTTGCTACGGAAAGTGGGG GCTCTGGAGTCTAAGCTGACAGCCTGCAGGAACTTTGCCAAGGACCAGAAAGCCAGGAACTCTTATGCCATCACGGAGAACGGGAACGTGATCAACGGCAACACAGCCAAGTTCTCCCATACACTCCACACGACGTCGTCATACTACGACAAAAC GGTGGTGAATGGCCTGGACCCTGGCACACTGACAGCCATCACagcacccccctctccctccccccctgacCTACTGCCTCTCATTGTGTGA
- the LOC106589272 gene encoding nuclear distribution protein nudE-like 1-B isoform X5, with protein sequence MYIMNTDMIPKFTSKDEEIDFWKTLSLKYKKNCQEAQEELLEFQEGSRELEAELETQLGQAEHHTSVLHSENSRLKNEVDSLKEKLEQQYAQSYKQINMLEDDLGQTRGIKEQLHKYVRELEQSNDDLERAKRATIVSLEDFEQRLNQAIERNAFLESELDEKESVLVSVQRLKDEARDLRQELAVRERSTDVTRMSVPTSPIQDDNDKMDYSVQASLSLPATPLAKSANPTELSNVLGNSARMSALNIVSDLLRKVGALESKLTACRNFAKDQKARNSYAITENGNVINGNTAKFSHTLHTTSSYYDKTRERVIFPALILAGW encoded by the exons ATGTATATCATGAACACAGATATGATTCCAAAATTCACCTCAAAAGATGAGGAGATTGACTTCTGGAAGACTCTTTCCCTCAAGTACAAGAAAAA TTGCCAGGAGGCCCAGGAGGAGCTGCTGGAGTTTCAGGAGGGCAGCAGAGAGCTGGAGGCAGAGCTGGAGACCCAGCTGGGCCAGGCCGAGCACCACACGAGTGTCCTGCACTCTGAAAACAGCAGGCTCAAGAACGAGGTGGACTCACTCAAG gaaaaactggagcagcagtatgCCCAGAGCTACAAACAGATCAACATGCTGGAGGATGACCTGGGACAGACCCGGGGCATCAAGGAGCAGCTCCACAAATATGTGCGGGAGCTAGAGCAGTCCAACGACGACCTAGAAAGAGCCAAGAG GGCTACAATTGTGTCCCTAGAGGACTTTGAGCAGCGTCTGAACCAGGCTATCGAGAGGAACGCCTTCCTGGAGAGCGAGCTGGATGAGAAGGAGTCCGTCCTGGTCTCAGTGCAGAGATTGAAAGACGAGGCCAGAG aCCTGCGTCAGGAGCTCGCCGTCCGAGAGCGAAGTACGGACGTAACCAGGATGTCGGTGCCCACCTCGCCCATCCAGGATGACAATGACAAGATGGATTACTCAGTCCAGGCCTCACTGTCTCTCCCCGCAACGCCGCTCGCAAAGAGCGCCAACCCCACAG AGTTGTCCAATGTCCTTGGTAACTCTGCTAGAATGTCAGCCCTCAACATCGTCAGTGACTTGCTACGGAAAGTGGGG GCTCTGGAGTCTAAGCTGACAGCCTGCAGGAACTTTGCCAAGGACCAGAAAGCCAGGAACTCTTATGCCATCACGGAGAACGGGAACGTGATCAACGGCAACACAGCCAAGTTCTCCCATACACTCCACACGACGTCGTCATACTACGACAAAAC gagagagagggtcatATTCCCTGCATTAATTCTGG CAGGGTGGTGA
- the LOC106589272 gene encoding nuclear distribution protein nudE-like 1-B isoform X2 translates to MYIMNTDMIPKFTSKDEEIDFWKTLSLKYKKNCQEAQEELLEFQEGSRELEAELETQLGQAEHHTSVLHSENSRLKNEVDSLKEKLEQQYAQSYKQINMLEDDLGQTRGIKEQLHKYVRELEQSNDDLERAKRATIVSLEDFEQRLNQAIERNAFLESELDEKESVLVSVQRLKDEARDLRQELAVRERSTDVTRMSVPTSPIQDDNDKMDYSVQASLSLPATPLAKSANPTELSNVLGNSARMSALNIVSDLLRKVGALESKLTACRNFAKDQKARNSYAITENGNVINGNTAKFSHTLHTTSSYYDKTRERVIFPALILAGAVLLFFLIEVVFQAGW, encoded by the exons ATGTATATCATGAACACAGATATGATTCCAAAATTCACCTCAAAAGATGAGGAGATTGACTTCTGGAAGACTCTTTCCCTCAAGTACAAGAAAAA TTGCCAGGAGGCCCAGGAGGAGCTGCTGGAGTTTCAGGAGGGCAGCAGAGAGCTGGAGGCAGAGCTGGAGACCCAGCTGGGCCAGGCCGAGCACCACACGAGTGTCCTGCACTCTGAAAACAGCAGGCTCAAGAACGAGGTGGACTCACTCAAG gaaaaactggagcagcagtatgCCCAGAGCTACAAACAGATCAACATGCTGGAGGATGACCTGGGACAGACCCGGGGCATCAAGGAGCAGCTCCACAAATATGTGCGGGAGCTAGAGCAGTCCAACGACGACCTAGAAAGAGCCAAGAG GGCTACAATTGTGTCCCTAGAGGACTTTGAGCAGCGTCTGAACCAGGCTATCGAGAGGAACGCCTTCCTGGAGAGCGAGCTGGATGAGAAGGAGTCCGTCCTGGTCTCAGTGCAGAGATTGAAAGACGAGGCCAGAG aCCTGCGTCAGGAGCTCGCCGTCCGAGAGCGAAGTACGGACGTAACCAGGATGTCGGTGCCCACCTCGCCCATCCAGGATGACAATGACAAGATGGATTACTCAGTCCAGGCCTCACTGTCTCTCCCCGCAACGCCGCTCGCAAAGAGCGCCAACCCCACAG AGTTGTCCAATGTCCTTGGTAACTCTGCTAGAATGTCAGCCCTCAACATCGTCAGTGACTTGCTACGGAAAGTGGGG GCTCTGGAGTCTAAGCTGACAGCCTGCAGGAACTTTGCCAAGGACCAGAAAGCCAGGAACTCTTATGCCATCACGGAGAACGGGAACGTGATCAACGGCAACACAGCCAAGTTCTCCCATACACTCCACACGACGTCGTCATACTACGACAAAAC gagagagagggtcatATTCCCTGCATTAATTCTGG CCGGTGCTGTCCTTCTGTTTTTCCTTATTGAGGTTGTCTTTCAAG CAGGGTGGTGA
- the LOC106589272 gene encoding nuclear distribution protein nudE-like 1-B isoform X4, with protein MYIMNTDMIPKFTSKDEEIDFWKTLSLKYKKNCQEAQEELLEFQEGSRELEAELETQLGQAEHHTSVLHSENSRLKNEVDSLKEKLEQQYAQSYKQINMLEDDLGQTRGIKEQLHKYVRELEQSNDDLERAKRATIVSLEDFEQRLNQAIERNAFLESELDEKESVLVSVQRLKDEARDLRQELAVRERSTDVTRMSVPTSPIQDDNDKMDYSVQASLSLPATPLAKSANPTELSNVLGNSARMSALNIVSDLLRKVGALESKLTACRNFAKDQKARNSYAITENGNVINGNTAKFSHTLHTTSSYYDKTRERVIFPALILAGAVLLFFLIEVVFQGW; from the exons ATGTATATCATGAACACAGATATGATTCCAAAATTCACCTCAAAAGATGAGGAGATTGACTTCTGGAAGACTCTTTCCCTCAAGTACAAGAAAAA TTGCCAGGAGGCCCAGGAGGAGCTGCTGGAGTTTCAGGAGGGCAGCAGAGAGCTGGAGGCAGAGCTGGAGACCCAGCTGGGCCAGGCCGAGCACCACACGAGTGTCCTGCACTCTGAAAACAGCAGGCTCAAGAACGAGGTGGACTCACTCAAG gaaaaactggagcagcagtatgCCCAGAGCTACAAACAGATCAACATGCTGGAGGATGACCTGGGACAGACCCGGGGCATCAAGGAGCAGCTCCACAAATATGTGCGGGAGCTAGAGCAGTCCAACGACGACCTAGAAAGAGCCAAGAG GGCTACAATTGTGTCCCTAGAGGACTTTGAGCAGCGTCTGAACCAGGCTATCGAGAGGAACGCCTTCCTGGAGAGCGAGCTGGATGAGAAGGAGTCCGTCCTGGTCTCAGTGCAGAGATTGAAAGACGAGGCCAGAG aCCTGCGTCAGGAGCTCGCCGTCCGAGAGCGAAGTACGGACGTAACCAGGATGTCGGTGCCCACCTCGCCCATCCAGGATGACAATGACAAGATGGATTACTCAGTCCAGGCCTCACTGTCTCTCCCCGCAACGCCGCTCGCAAAGAGCGCCAACCCCACAG AGTTGTCCAATGTCCTTGGTAACTCTGCTAGAATGTCAGCCCTCAACATCGTCAGTGACTTGCTACGGAAAGTGGGG GCTCTGGAGTCTAAGCTGACAGCCTGCAGGAACTTTGCCAAGGACCAGAAAGCCAGGAACTCTTATGCCATCACGGAGAACGGGAACGTGATCAACGGCAACACAGCCAAGTTCTCCCATACACTCCACACGACGTCGTCATACTACGACAAAAC gagagagagggtcatATTCCCTGCATTAATTCTGG CCGGTGCTGTCCTTCTGTTTTTCCTTATTGAGGTTGTCTTTCAAG GGTGGTGA